The following proteins come from a genomic window of Patescibacteria group bacterium:
- the rpsD gene encoding 30S ribosomal protein S4, with the protein MARNLTPAVKIARREGAHTHPKAVKALTRRNYGPGQHGQSRRPKPSDYSLQLREKQKVKRFYGILEKQFRRYIGKAEKMPGVTGENLLQLLERRLDNVIYRLGVAPSRPAARQIVSHGHVLLNGKRVDIPSIMVSPSDEITIRDASLKTTYFVALKDSIDPNQTLPSWLSFEPKKFSAKVIGMPLREEQDQEIQEQLIIEYYSR; encoded by the coding sequence ATGGCACGAAATCTAACCCCAGCTGTTAAAATAGCTCGACGAGAAGGCGCCCATACTCATCCCAAGGCAGTCAAGGCCCTTACACGGCGTAACTATGGTCCTGGCCAGCATGGTCAATCCAGAAGACCCAAGCCAAGCGATTATTCACTACAGCTCAGGGAGAAACAAAAAGTTAAGCGATTCTACGGAATCTTAGAGAAGCAGTTTAGGCGCTATATCGGCAAGGCCGAGAAGATGCCAGGGGTTACAGGTGAAAACCTACTTCAATTACTAGAAAGACGCCTGGACAATGTCATTTACAGACTCGGGGTTGCCCCATCTAGGCCTGCCGCCCGCCAAATTGTTAGCCATGGCCATGTTTTGTTAAATGGCAAGCGAGTAGACATTCCTTCCATAATGGTTTCACCCTCCGATGAGATCACAATCCGTGATGCCAGCCTCAAGACCACTTATTTTGTTGCCCTCAAAGACAGTATTGATCCTAACCAGACTTTGCCTAGCTGGCTCAGCTTCGAACCGAAGAAGTTCAGCGCCAAAGTCATAGGGATGCCGCTGCGAGAGGAACAAGACCAAGAGATCCAAGAGCAATTAATAATCGAATATTATTCACGATAA
- the rpsQ gene encoding 30S ribosomal protein S17 produces the protein MSRTLQGKVVSTKMDKTIVVAVERRKAHPLYKKSYLVTTRFQAHDETSKALLGDTVEIIETRPISKNKHFALSRVIQKAIVKTEISQ, from the coding sequence ATGAGTCGAACACTACAGGGCAAGGTTGTATCAACCAAAATGGACAAAACAATTGTTGTGGCAGTAGAGCGCCGCAAGGCTCACCCTTTGTACAAGAAGTCGTATCTCGTAACTACTCGATTCCAGGCTCATGATGAGACTAGCAAGGCACTACTCGGAGACACTGTGGAAATTATTGAGACCCGACCAATTAGCAAGAACAAGCATTTTGCACTTTCTAGAGTTATTCAGAAAGCCATTGTAAAGACGGAGATTTCCCAATGA
- the rplO gene encoding 50S ribosomal protein L15 yields MKVHELKTTKDKSIKRLGRGISGGQGKTAGRGTKGQNARAGSKFKPGFEGGQTKLAQRLPKARGFTPLNRIEFQVVNLSDIQNLGKKVVDANILRSAGLIRRVNSPVKLLGNGTIKIATTISVEKASASAISAIESAGGKVILTAKPKMITKRKKEFNK; encoded by the coding sequence ATGAAAGTTCACGAACTTAAAACCACCAAAGATAAATCTATCAAGCGATTAGGCCGAGGCATTAGCGGCGGGCAAGGCAAGACAGCGGGCCGTGGCACAAAAGGCCAAAACGCCAGAGCTGGTAGTAAATTCAAGCCAGGCTTTGAAGGCGGGCAGACTAAATTAGCTCAGAGGCTACCTAAAGCGCGAGGCTTTACGCCCTTAAACAGAATAGAGTTTCAGGTGGTTAACTTATCGGACATCCAGAATCTTGGTAAAAAGGTAGTTGATGCAAACATACTTAGGTCAGCCGGGCTAATTAGGAGAGTTAACTCGCCCGTAAAGCTATTAGGCAATGGTACAATTAAGATAGCCACAACGATAAGTGTTGAGAAGGCCTCAGCTTCAGCCATTAGTGCTATCGAGTCAGCAGGCGGCAAGGTAATACTAACCGCTAAACCCAAAATGATTACCAAAAGGAAAAAAGAGTTCAATAAATAG
- the rplN gene encoding 50S ribosomal protein L14 — protein sequence MIQSETRLKVADNTGAKEIMCIKVLGGSKRRYARVGDVIVASVKVATPNGTVKKKEVIRAVVVRTKRQVSRKDGSNVKFDENAAVIIDTNDQPRGTRIFGPVTRELREKGYMKIVSLAPEVL from the coding sequence ATGATACAGTCAGAAACAAGGCTAAAAGTGGCCGATAATACTGGTGCAAAAGAAATAATGTGTATCAAGGTTTTGGGTGGAAGTAAAAGACGCTATGCTAGAGTTGGCGATGTCATAGTAGCTAGTGTTAAGGTAGCTACCCCAAACGGTACCGTTAAGAAGAAAGAAGTTATAAGGGCAGTGGTGGTGAGAACCAAAAGGCAAGTTAGTAGAAAAGATGGTAGTAATGTTAAATTTGACGAAAATGCAGCAGTAATTATTGATACTAATGACCAACCCAGGGGCACCCGAATATTTGGCCCGGTTACCCGTGAGCTGCGGGAAAAGGGTTATATGAAAATAGTTTCATTAGCTCCGGAGGTACTATAA
- the secY gene encoding preprotein translocase subunit SecY, translating to MNKETLRQLYKNPALRNRVLVVLAIMVVYSLLSQLPVPVPDSVKLQSFLTRIFQSNSLLGFVNLFSGGALSRFSILLMGLGPYINASIIIQLLTQVVPKLEALSKEGEAGRNKINHYTRLLTLPLAIVQGVAMIFLVRNLSTQSTGIDLIGNPTASQWVLMVSTIVAGSMILMWLGEIITERGIGNGISMIILFGIVSGLPATLATQTALVQTDPGKIFSTVMIGLVAIATVVFIVYLNEGQRNIPISYARRMSNAQAYRGVDTHLPLRVITAGVIPIIFALAFLSIPTFVGQLFTNASSQWLASLAQNITKIFSPSSFVYSATYFVLVVAFTYFYTAIIFKPDEIAENLQKQGGFIPGVRPGEETSKYLKTIITRITFTGSLGLGFVAILPFIMQSLFKTSDAITIGGTSLLIIVAVIIETVKQAKSLALMASYDKY from the coding sequence ATGAATAAAGAAACTTTAAGACAGCTTTACAAGAACCCGGCTTTGCGTAATCGCGTGCTTGTTGTCCTTGCTATTATGGTTGTTTATAGTTTGCTCTCCCAGTTACCCGTACCAGTGCCCGACAGCGTTAAGTTGCAATCCTTTCTGACTCGAATATTCCAGTCTAATTCACTACTAGGGTTTGTCAACCTATTTTCCGGTGGGGCTCTATCTAGGTTCTCTATTCTCCTTATGGGCTTAGGGCCTTATATTAATGCCTCAATAATTATTCAATTGCTAACTCAGGTTGTTCCCAAGCTAGAAGCACTTTCTAAGGAGGGGGAGGCTGGGCGTAATAAAATCAATCATTACACTAGGCTACTGACCTTACCATTAGCCATCGTTCAAGGTGTGGCAATGATATTTTTAGTTCGTAATTTATCAACCCAATCCACAGGTATAGACCTCATCGGTAATCCAACTGCATCCCAGTGGGTGCTGATGGTATCTACAATAGTGGCAGGCTCAATGATACTGATGTGGCTCGGAGAAATAATAACTGAGCGCGGTATTGGTAACGGAATATCTATGATAATACTCTTTGGTATCGTTTCTGGTTTGCCGGCAACCCTAGCTACTCAGACAGCGCTGGTGCAGACAGATCCAGGAAAAATATTTAGTACAGTGATGATTGGCTTAGTGGCTATCGCCACCGTGGTGTTTATAGTCTATCTCAATGAAGGCCAGCGCAATATACCAATCTCCTACGCCCGAAGAATGTCTAATGCCCAAGCCTACCGAGGAGTCGATACTCATCTTCCGCTAAGAGTTATTACGGCTGGCGTGATACCAATCATATTCGCTTTAGCATTTTTATCAATCCCGACATTTGTAGGCCAGCTATTTACCAATGCAAGCTCTCAATGGTTAGCTTCCCTCGCCCAGAATATTACAAAGATATTCTCCCCCAGTAGCTTTGTGTACTCTGCCACATACTTTGTCTTGGTCGTAGCCTTTACCTATTTCTATACAGCTATAATATTTAAGCCCGATGAAATTGCCGAGAATCTTCAGAAGCAGGGTGGCTTTATACCAGGCGTAAGGCCCGGCGAGGAAACATCTAAGTACCTTAAGACAATCATAACGCGCATCACCTTTACGGGCTCTCTGGGCCTTGGGTTTGTGGCGATACTGCCATTTATCATGCAGAGCCTATTTAAGACCTCAGATGCCATTACAATAGGCGGTACAAGCCTTCTCATCATCGTGGCTGTCATCATAGAAACCGTCAAGCAGGCCAAGTCTCTGGCCTTGATGGCAAGTTATGATAAGTATTAG
- the rplV gene encoding 50S ribosomal protein L22, protein MKVAANIKYLRISAQKLRLGADMVRGQSATGAQELLLNMPQKSARMIAAGIKSAIASAENNYSLSASTLVISEIRVDQGPKLKRGRPRAKGAYGKIEHQMAHLRIILDSGEAGSDAKPSEKTEQKSGKPKVTTKITNKKRGLR, encoded by the coding sequence ATGAAAGTAGCAGCAAACATTAAGTATCTAAGGATATCAGCTCAAAAGCTTCGTCTGGGCGCTGATATGGTAAGAGGCCAAAGTGCCACAGGGGCACAGGAGCTCTTGCTTAATATGCCACAAAAGTCGGCTCGTATGATTGCAGCCGGCATAAAGAGCGCTATCGCTAGTGCTGAGAACAATTACAGTCTTAGCGCATCTACCTTGGTTATATCTGAAATAAGAGTTGACCAGGGCCCTAAGCTAAAGCGAGGCAGACCAAGAGCGAAAGGTGCTTATGGCAAAATAGAGCACCAAATGGCTCATCTTAGGATCATCCTGGACAGCGGCGAGGCAGGGTCAGACGCTAAGCCATCTGAAAAGACTGAGCAGAAATCAGGAAAGCCTAAAGTTACCACGAAAATTACTAACAAGAAGCGAGGATTAAGGTAA
- the rpsM gene encoding 30S ribosomal protein S13, with protein MARIAGTNIPSEKRLEVALTYVYGIGLKTSQKMLADLNIDPNVRVKDMTEADQTKIREYIDKNLTVEADLSRVVTGNIKRLKEIKAYRGLRHSAGLPSRGQRTKTNARTKRGRKVTVGSGRKKSAAKT; from the coding sequence ATGGCGCGTATAGCAGGTACAAATATACCATCGGAAAAGAGATTAGAAGTGGCTTTGACATATGTCTACGGAATAGGACTTAAGACTAGCCAGAAGATGCTGGCTGATCTTAATATCGATCCCAATGTCAGAGTAAAAGATATGACTGAGGCCGACCAGACCAAAATACGCGAGTATATCGATAAGAACCTCACAGTAGAAGCCGACCTATCACGCGTGGTTACCGGAAATATCAAAAGACTCAAGGAAATCAAAGCCTATCGAGGCCTCAGGCATAGCGCCGGCCTGCCCTCTAGAGGACAGCGCACTAAAACTAATGCCCGAACCAAGCGAGGTAGAAAAGTAACTGTCGGAAGCGGTAGAAAAAAATCAGCAGCTAAAACTTAA
- the rplF gene encoding 50S ribosomal protein L6, whose protein sequence is MSRIGKQPIDMVSGVDVSVDAKLVSIKGPKGELSTKILKGLAVEIKDDKIIVTQKEINADTQKQFGLQRTLIANMIIGVSEGFTKELEINGVGYRAKMNGKDLEMSLGFSHPVIFTAPEGVTVTVNQNIITVAGYDKQQVGAAAANIRIFKKPEPYKGKGIRYINEHVRRKAGKTAAKGGSE, encoded by the coding sequence ATGAGTAGAATAGGTAAGCAGCCCATAGATATGGTTAGCGGAGTAGATGTTAGTGTCGATGCTAAGTTAGTTAGCATTAAGGGCCCGAAGGGAGAACTATCCACCAAGATACTCAAAGGTCTGGCCGTGGAAATCAAGGACGATAAAATCATCGTTACTCAAAAAGAGATTAACGCCGATACTCAAAAGCAATTCGGACTGCAGCGAACTCTAATTGCCAATATGATAATTGGAGTATCCGAGGGCTTCACGAAGGAGCTAGAAATCAATGGAGTAGGCTATAGAGCCAAGATGAATGGAAAAGATCTCGAAATGAGCCTTGGGTTCTCGCATCCGGTGATATTTACTGCACCAGAAGGCGTTACAGTTACTGTAAACCAAAATATAATAACAGTTGCTGGTTACGACAAACAACAGGTTGGTGCAGCAGCAGCAAATATTAGAATATTCAAAAAGCCCGAGCCCTATAAGGGCAAAGGCATAAGGTATATTAACGAGCATGTTAGGCGAAAAGCCGGAAAGACTGCCGCTAAGGGAGGTTCAGAATGA
- the rpsK gene encoding 30S ribosomal protein S11, giving the protein MSKPVTKTRKKKQKRNIPKGVVHIHSSFNNTIITISDEKGAVVSWGSSGSAGFKGSRKSTPYAAQIAAEKAVGACKDFGMSSVDVIIKGIGSGRESAIRALQGSGISVSSIKDDTGIPHNGCRPRKARRV; this is encoded by the coding sequence ATGAGCAAACCAGTAACTAAAACTAGAAAAAAGAAGCAGAAGCGCAACATACCTAAGGGTGTGGTGCATATCCACTCTAGCTTTAATAACACCATAATAACCATCTCTGATGAAAAAGGTGCAGTTGTTAGCTGGGGTTCATCTGGTTCTGCTGGCTTCAAGGGCTCTCGTAAAAGTACTCCTTATGCAGCCCAGATAGCCGCCGAGAAAGCCGTGGGAGCATGTAAGGATTTTGGCATGAGTAGTGTTGATGTAATTATTAAGGGAATTGGCAGTGGCCGAGAGTCAGCTATACGAGCTCTGCAGGGTTCTGGAATAAGCGTATCGTCTATAAAGGACGATACTGGTATCCCGCATAATGGCTGTAGACCCCGAAAGGCCAGGAGAGTATAG
- the rplX gene encoding 50S ribosomal protein L24, translating into MKIIRKDKVIVIAGRDKGKTGEVVLAKPATKQVVVQGVNISKRHVKPSQSNPKGGIVEVTKPIDVSKVMVLDPASGKPARVGYKMTENGKKQRIFKVSKFSNPKASKDSKSSTAKGKKE; encoded by the coding sequence ATGAAAATAATTCGAAAAGATAAAGTCATAGTGATAGCTGGTCGTGATAAGGGCAAGACCGGAGAAGTCGTCTTGGCTAAACCGGCCACTAAGCAAGTAGTGGTTCAGGGGGTTAATATATCTAAGAGACATGTTAAGCCGAGCCAAAGTAACCCTAAGGGCGGAATTGTTGAGGTCACTAAGCCAATCGATGTATCCAAGGTGATGGTGCTAGATCCGGCTTCAGGCAAACCAGCTAGAGTTGGCTATAAGATGACTGAAAATGGCAAAAAGCAGAGAATATTTAAGGTCTCTAAATTTAGTAACCCGAAGGCAAGTAAGGACTCTAAGAGCTCTACAGCTAAAGGTAAGAAGGAATAA
- the rpmJ gene encoding 50S ribosomal protein L36, which yields MKVRAGVKKICAKCKVVVRKGVVRVICENPKHKQRQG from the coding sequence TTGAAAGTTAGAGCCGGAGTTAAGAAAATATGTGCCAAATGCAAAGTCGTCGTTCGCAAAGGAGTAGTACGAGTAATTTGTGAGAACCCTAAGCATAAGCAGAGGCAAGGTTAG
- the rpsE gene encoding 30S ribosomal protein S5, which produces MNNNFNNRMGKQEVPEFDERIIALDRVTRVVKGGRRFRFRATAVVGNNKGRVGVGVGKGTDAPTSIMKAVARAKKDMIDFELDGATIPHEVQVTFGGAVVLLKPAHPGTGVIAGGAVRAVLEAAGIKDVLTKSLGSTNKINNSYATVEALSQLKAKVRLAKESK; this is translated from the coding sequence ATGAATAATAATTTTAATAACCGAATGGGCAAGCAAGAAGTACCTGAATTTGATGAGCGAATTATCGCCCTGGATAGAGTTACTAGAGTAGTAAAAGGCGGACGCCGCTTTAGGTTTAGAGCCACTGCAGTAGTTGGTAATAACAAAGGCCGTGTCGGGGTTGGTGTAGGTAAAGGTACTGACGCCCCAACATCAATTATGAAGGCCGTGGCTAGAGCCAAGAAAGACATGATCGATTTTGAACTAGACGGAGCAACTATTCCGCATGAAGTTCAGGTTACATTTGGCGGCGCAGTGGTACTATTAAAGCCAGCCCACCCAGGAACTGGAGTAATTGCAGGAGGCGCAGTAAGGGCCGTACTAGAAGCAGCAGGCATAAAGGATGTACTCACAAAGTCCCTAGGCTCCACTAATAAGATCAATAATTCGTATGCAACAGTCGAGGCCTTATCTCAGCTAAAAGCAAAGGTGCGACTAGCTAAGGAGTCTAAATAA
- the rpsC gene encoding 30S ribosomal protein S3 — MGQKINPVGFRLIYTKNWQSKWFDNRNFATLVAQDIRIRKLISLKLGFRASVAKVEIERSNNELTITVHTAKPGVVIGRSGAGIDALKKDLAKLIDGSFKINIEEVKNPELNAQLVAENVASQLERRLPFRRIIKSTTEASVRSGALGAKVSVSGRLNGAEMARRETSAVGSIPLHTIKADIDYAAAEAKTTFGVIGVKVWIYKG; from the coding sequence ATGGGACAAAAGATAAATCCAGTAGGGTTCAGGTTAATATATACTAAGAACTGGCAGTCTAAGTGGTTCGATAATCGTAATTTCGCAACTTTAGTCGCCCAGGACATCAGGATCCGAAAGCTTATTTCTTTGAAGCTAGGCTTTAGGGCCTCGGTGGCCAAGGTGGAAATTGAAAGATCCAATAATGAGCTCACGATAACTGTTCACACTGCTAAGCCAGGAGTAGTTATAGGCCGAAGCGGAGCTGGTATTGATGCCCTCAAAAAGGACCTCGCCAAGCTTATTGATGGCTCTTTTAAGATTAACATTGAGGAAGTGAAAAATCCCGAACTCAATGCTCAGTTGGTCGCTGAAAATGTGGCTTCTCAGCTTGAGCGCAGGCTACCTTTTAGAAGGATCATCAAGAGTACCACCGAAGCTTCTGTTAGGTCTGGTGCTTTAGGTGCAAAGGTTAGTGTTTCAGGGAGGCTAAATGGTGCCGAAATGGCTCGTCGAGAGACATCCGCAGTCGGTAGCATCCCACTTCATACAATTAAGGCCGATATTGATTACGCTGCCGCCGAAGCCAAGACGACTTTTGGTGTGATTGGTGTAAAAGTATGGATTTATAAAGGTTAA
- the rplR gene encoding 50S ribosomal protein L18, which yields MKNIKATRRVRAKISGTAERPRLCLAVSLKHMRAQLIDDVSSKTLASLSTESNKDIASKSMNQKAEWLGQQIAILGIKSKIKSVVFDRGGKIYHGRVKTFAESARKEGLEF from the coding sequence ATGAAAAATATTAAAGCAACTCGCAGAGTTCGGGCTAAGATATCCGGTACAGCAGAACGCCCTAGGCTTTGTTTGGCTGTGTCGCTAAAACACATGAGGGCTCAGCTGATCGATGATGTCTCATCTAAGACACTGGCGTCACTATCTACAGAATCTAATAAAGACATAGCATCTAAGAGTATGAATCAGAAGGCTGAATGGCTAGGCCAGCAGATAGCAATTCTTGGTATCAAGTCAAAAATAAAGTCGGTGGTGTTTGACCGCGGCGGTAAAATATACCATGGCAGAGTTAAGACATTTGCCGAGTCTGCAAGAAAAGAAGGATTGGAGTTCTAG
- the rpsN gene encoding 30S ribosomal protein S14, producing the protein MARKALIQRELKREKLAIKFADKRAQLRADGDLDGLAKLPRNSNPIRQRNRCEITGRSRGYIRKFGLSRLTFREYASKGQIPGITKSSW; encoded by the coding sequence ATGGCCCGAAAAGCACTGATCCAGAGAGAATTAAAAAGAGAGAAACTAGCAATTAAATTTGCTGATAAGCGCGCTCAACTACGGGCGGATGGAGACCTAGACGGGTTGGCTAAGTTACCACGAAACTCTAACCCTATCCGTCAGCGCAATCGCTGTGAAATTACTGGCCGATCGCGAGGGTATATTCGCAAATTTGGGCTGAGCAGATTAACCTTCCGAGAGTATGCCTCTAAGGGGCAAATTCCAGGTATAACTAAGTCGAGTTGGTAG
- the rpsS gene encoding 30S ribosomal protein S19, whose protein sequence is MSRSSKKGPFIDPKLLRKVMVLEVNDKTIIKTWSRSSAISPEMVGKTIAVHNGKIHVPVLVTENMVGHKLGEFSPTRKFRGHGGKLAKAEGKS, encoded by the coding sequence ATGAGTCGTTCAAGCAAAAAAGGTCCTTTTATCGACCCTAAATTACTTCGTAAGGTCATGGTACTGGAAGTAAATGACAAGACTATTATCAAGACTTGGTCTAGGTCTAGTGCTATTAGTCCAGAGATGGTCGGCAAAACTATCGCCGTGCATAACGGCAAGATACATGTCCCAGTGCTAGTTACGGAAAACATGGTTGGCCATAAGCTAGGAGAGTTTTCCCCTACCCGAAAATTCCGTGGTCATGGCGGTAAACTAGCTAAAGCCGAAGGGAAGTCTTAA
- the rplE gene encoding 50S ribosomal protein L5 has protein sequence MNRLQTKYNKTVITELMSDLKIANVHEIPKLQKIVINSGVGKAVADSKQLDMVVATLAKITGQKPLITKAQHSIASFKLREGMLIGAKVTLRGERMYSFLDRLIAVVLPRTRDFHGVSAKAFDSSGNYSIGINDQTVFPEIAYEDASSIHGLQITIVISGNNVKASRALLEKFGMPFEKGAK, from the coding sequence ATGAATAGATTACAGACCAAATACAATAAAACAGTAATAACTGAGCTCATGAGCGATCTAAAAATAGCGAATGTCCATGAGATCCCTAAATTACAGAAAATTGTAATTAATAGTGGCGTCGGTAAGGCAGTCGCTGATTCTAAGCAATTAGATATGGTGGTCGCTACTTTAGCCAAGATAACTGGCCAAAAGCCTTTAATTACTAAGGCCCAACACAGTATTGCCAGTTTTAAGCTAAGAGAGGGGATGCTAATTGGCGCCAAGGTTACCCTAAGGGGAGAGCGGATGTATAGCTTCCTAGATAGACTTATTGCTGTAGTTTTACCGCGCACCAGGGACTTCCACGGTGTTAGTGCCAAGGCCTTTGATAGTAGCGGTAACTATAGTATCGGTATCAATGATCAGACTGTGTTCCCAGAGATAGCCTATGAGGATGCCTCGTCCATACACGGCCTTCAGATAACAATAGTAATTAGCGGAAATAATGTTAAGGCAAGTAGAGCATTGCTTGAAAAGTTTGGCATGCCGTTCGAGAAAGGAGCGAAATAA
- the rpsH gene encoding 30S ribosomal protein S8 → MMTTDPIADMLTRIRNGIMSNKQEVIIPHSKLKAAIAGILKGNGYIGKVSVISQGGFKQLSIELNGPTQPESLVRVSKPGRRIYAKASEIPVVRTGRGIVIVSTPVGIMTGRDARKKGIGGELICKVY, encoded by the coding sequence ATGATGACAACAGACCCAATCGCAGACATGCTTACCAGAATACGAAATGGAATCATGTCCAATAAACAAGAGGTAATTATTCCTCATTCTAAACTCAAAGCAGCAATTGCAGGCATACTTAAGGGCAATGGCTACATCGGTAAAGTTTCAGTTATAAGCCAAGGGGGCTTCAAGCAACTAAGTATCGAGCTAAATGGCCCAACCCAGCCCGAGAGCCTCGTTCGAGTTAGCAAACCAGGTAGACGCATTTATGCAAAAGCCTCAGAGATCCCGGTAGTCAGAACTGGCCGAGGAATAGTAATTGTTTCTACACCAGTGGGTATAATGACTGGTAGAGATGCCCGCAAAAAAGGCATTGGCGGCGAATTAATCTGTAAGGTCTACTAA
- the infA gene encoding translation initiation factor IF-1: protein MANTKEVIEVEGSVIEALPNAHFKVELENGHVILAHISGKMRMHYIKILPGDKVTIEMTPYDLSKGRITFRHK, encoded by the coding sequence ATGGCAAACACAAAGGAAGTAATCGAAGTTGAGGGTAGCGTCATCGAGGCGCTCCCTAATGCTCATTTCAAAGTAGAACTTGAAAATGGGCATGTAATTTTGGCACATATTTCTGGCAAAATGCGCATGCATTACATTAAGATTTTGCCAGGTGATAAGGTGACTATCGAAATGACACCATATGATTTATCAAAAGGGCGAATTACTTTTCGTCATAAATAG
- the rplP gene encoding 50S ribosomal protein L16, with protein sequence MLMPRKTKYRKAQKGRNKGVASRGTEISFGSFGLKALANERITSRQIESARRAMTRHIKRGGKIWIRIFPHTPVTKKPAEVRMGSGKGALDHYVAKVQAGKILFEMDGVTEEVAKEAMRLAAYKLPIKTKFMVKAHAGESDES encoded by the coding sequence ATGTTAATGCCACGCAAAACTAAATATCGAAAGGCCCAGAAAGGGCGTAATAAAGGCGTTGCTAGCCGAGGCACCGAAATTAGCTTTGGCAGCTTTGGCTTAAAAGCTCTTGCTAACGAGCGAATAACTTCAAGGCAAATAGAATCTGCGCGTCGTGCCATGACCAGGCACATTAAGCGCGGCGGTAAAATATGGATCAGAATTTTCCCCCATACACCGGTCACTAAGAAGCCTGCTGAAGTTAGGATGGGATCTGGTAAAGGAGCACTTGACCACTATGTGGCCAAGGTCCAGGCGGGTAAAATTTTGTTCGAAATGGACGGAGTTACCGAAGAAGTCGCCAAGGAAGCTATGCGACTCGCTGCCTACAAACTGCCTATTAAGACTAAATTTATGGTAAAAGCCCATGCAGGAGAATCAGATGAAAGCTAA
- the rpmC gene encoding 50S ribosomal protein L29, which produces MKAKELRNKSNKELLKDLVESRSKLVQLNVDYRTKEVKNVKQIVTLKRTIARILTIIGEQEKASQGDKS; this is translated from the coding sequence ATGAAAGCTAAAGAACTAAGAAATAAATCTAATAAAGAGTTACTGAAGGACCTAGTAGAGTCCAGATCTAAGCTAGTACAACTTAATGTAGATTACAGAACCAAGGAAGTAAAAAATGTTAAGCAGATAGTCACACTAAAACGAACAATAGCGAGAATACTAACAATAATAGGCGAACAAGAAAAGGCCTCACAAGGAGATAAATCATGA